In Gossypium hirsutum isolate 1008001.06 chromosome D01, Gossypium_hirsutum_v2.1, whole genome shotgun sequence, the genomic window aaaatttttcattttaagggggtCAGGCCCCTGCTAGCCCCTAATTTCTCCACTGATATAAttgaaaattgtgaaataataatcaaacatataattaacaaatttattgaattaactttatttgaaatcatactcaaaatataattcaaattagggtaaattacacctaaGGTCACTAaactcaatatataattcaaattaGGGTAGATTTGTGACgttcaaagcaatttcatgaaaaaaagtgaattgtagaagagaaggggaaaAAGAGATTTCGATTAGTGTAGGTGACATGACCGGAGAAGGCCATACATCAACAACTTTAACAAtccaatgatttaaataaaaactttcaaacaattcattaatcattttgtaacttttttaagttGAGTGGCCagaatataaacttattaataatctAATGAACTTTGGTATAATTTACTCTTCAAATTATTAGATAGGATTTTGAAAGACTTCAAAATAAAAAactcttttacatttttaaatgaaataaagttGTTATCATCATCAATTTGGAAAATCTATGCGAATGAACTTGGTTCCACCATCAACTAAATCATTTGAATAAAGAGACAAAAACATTAATCCATTGTTAGGTTCTTCTGCCCAGTCAACACCAAAATATTCAGCAAGAACCAAGGAAGAGTGAGCAAAGAAATGAAGACTATAAAAAAGTAGACCCTTGACATATCGAAGAATACGAAGAACTGCTAAAAAATGAGATGATCTGGGAGAAGTCAAGAATTGACCAACCATATGAACTGCATGAGCGATATCAGGTCGAGTCATTATAAGATAGACTAAGCTACCGACAAGTGTTCGGTACAAGGTAGGGTTAGAAAGAGGAATGTCATCTAACAGGTTAAGTTTGACATTTGGTTCCAAGGGAGTAGGAACAGTTTTACAGTCAATAATATTGGCACGAGAAAGTAAATCAGAAGCATATTTTGCCTAAGAAAGATAGTAGCCATCATCATCAGAGGAAACCTCAAGACCCAAAAAATAACTAAAAGATCCAAGATCCTTCATCTCAAAATGTTAACTACGGTACTGTTGCAGTTCAATAATGCCATTTGTATCATCCCCTGTGATAATAATATCATCCACATAGAGAATAAGTAAGATCATACAATGGCCAGAGCATCGAGTAAATAATGTAGAATAATGAGGACTTGATACAAAGCCAAATGCAAATACAATAGAGATGAATTTGGCAAACCAAGCTCAAGGGGCTTGTTTCAAACCATACAAAACACGTTGAAGTTTGCACACTTGATTGAATGAAAATACCAATGTGGAGGATCCATGTAGATTTCCTCTTGTAAATCACCACTAAGAAAAGCATTCTTGACATCCACCTAATGCAATTTCCAGCATTTAACTGCAAATATGGCCAACAGACTACGAATAGAAGTGAGACGAGCCACAAGATCAAAAGTTTCCTCATACTCAATACCATATTCCTAGGTGTATCCTTTGGCTACAAGTCGAGCTTTATAGCACTCAATAGATCCATTAGAACGAGTCTTGATTTTTTACACCCATTTACAGTTAATTGGTATCTTGCTAGGAAGAAGATCAACCAAATCCCAAGTATGAGTTTTCTCCAATGCCTGAAATTCGTCAAACATTGTTTGGTGCTAAGAAGGATTAGTATTAGCCTCACGATAGGATTGGGGCTCATGGAGGGTGACAAAAGGCATGAAGTTCTTCAAATCTTGATTAGTAATTAggatatatatcaatatatctgATTACCTTGATAGCCATAATTGGGGtttgttattaattaatttggtCTAAATTATTGGCACAAGAATATAATACAAGATTAAATTAGTTCTTTAATTAGGAATTTCAATACCCAAATTAGTAATAAATTGAGTAGAGATAGAATAATTAGCTAATTCATTGGATGAAGATGTAATCCTAAGTTTTCATTATTGATTgattattcttttaattaatcttttttttattttatttattagatttagttttgaaaagaaaattcagTTGTCTATTTATTTAGATAAATTGTAGAGTAATAATTAGTGATTAgcattataattaataaaaactcTCTatgaaatcaattttttatactaCTTATCACCATAGTATGCACCTTATTGACAAGAGTgaagagaaaacaaaattaaattatatatttttacgataataaaaatgtaattttaccattttaataatctatatctttattatttttataaaattaaattaaatttttatctttttaaaaaattaaaataaaattttatgatttctaatttaaaattttataaattataaaaaaactaaataaaagattTCCCATTTTAAGATTCTGGACATCTGCATGCTACCTAGCTTGATCCAATTTCATTTTTACGGATGTAGTTCACGTAGTTGTCAGATTTCTCCCAAAGAAGCTGTCTTCTCAGTATAGTGCGAAAGTCATGTCAGAGGCTTAATTAATGTGCAAACAAAAAGCACTTATTGATGAATAAGGCTTGCGTGCTAGCATTTAATTCATCTACTCATGTTTCATGAAATAATGTATTACTactatttttttttggtaaactaAATTGGTAGTGactctaaaataaaattattcttaTTTTAGTTACTTTATCAATTGAAATTCTTTTTCAACCTATTTTCCACgtgatttaaacaaaatttatttaaataaacccTAACTTGTTTGGGTCATCTTCTCTGGCCGTAGGACCGCTTTAACCGGCGTCGTCACCGATTCTTCTCCGGCCAATTACACAGTACCGTCATCCCTGTTGGTGGTGTGCTCTCCTCTCCTCACTCTGACTTATccttttcgtttttattttccttttctttctaaaAGCTTAGGCCTTTCCTTCGAAACAGTCGCTGTCGTTGGTACCATCGGTGCCACTCGCCGCCTCTGCTAAAAAATAATGATTCTATTCTTGGCCACAGGGTTGTCTTTCTGTagtcatttattattttttttcttggaaTTCTGAAGGAATATTCTTTGATTCAGGAACTCTACTGATTGAACCTAAGCCTTAAGAATGTACTAAGCATCAGTATGCTTCGATAACCCCTTCTTTCTTAATTAGTAATAGCAGTCGAGTTcgttattttggtttttttttttttgaagtacgAGTTCATTGTTCTTTATATGaattattgcttttttttttttacaggtATGACTGGGATGCTGCAACAAGACTTAACTTCTTGCGAAAATATGGGTTGCATGGTGAGCTCGAATGAATTCTTGTCTGATATCTAACACTGCCTTCCAGATGATCTTGATAACTGTTGCTCTCGTAAACCATGGTTCCAATTTTTAGCATGCATAGCTAAATAAAGTATAATCTAAACTCGTGTATTTGAAGGGTTTGTCTCATGGGCAACTCTTGCCTAGTAAAGCAATAATTGATTTCATGAATATGATTGTTTAGGACCAGAAAAATTGAAGAACCTGCACTGTAAAATGAGCTAGCTGAGAAAAGAATTTATATGACGATTGGCACCAACGGTACTAGTGGCAGCCACTGTTTCGAAACAAAGGCCTAagcttttagaaagaaaaagaaaataaaaacgaaaTGGATAAGTCAGAGGGAGGAGAGGAGAGCGCACCACCAACCGGGATGATGGCGTTGTTCATTTGGCCGGAGAAGAACCGGTTATGACGCCGGATAAGGCGGTCCTACAGGCAAAGAAGATGACCCAAACAAGTTTTCCGTTATGAAATGCTGACATGACCTGCTCAGTCTGCTTTCCGTTATGAAATTTTCTTAACAACAGTGATTTAATTGACAAAAGGAATTTTGAAGTGATGAAAATAAGAATACCTTATTTAAGGTGACTAATGACAGAGTTTACCCTATTTTCCTTTAGTAAGGAACAATTTCTTGTGGCCAAAACACTTTTATGTGTTATAGTAACTAGATACTTAACTGCATTTGCTTGTGGAACACTAGACCAAATGATAACTAGTGAAAAGAAACAAAGATCTAAGATGTTAAAATTTTGGTTATACTTAGCTATGAGTCTCCGTAATTATGAAATTTgtagatttagtatttatattttagtttgattaattttagtcTAACCACATATAATAGCAATTAAATTcgtttagttaaattcaattattagccTTGTAATATGCgtataattgtagatttagtatttattttacaattgGACCATTCTaagtcttcttttttttaattttaaaaattcaatcttGATGTAAACGATAGCTGTTAATTCATTAACATGATTTTAGTgagtaaaatatgaaaacaaCAAGTTAATATGATATTAGACATAATAGAATTTAACAGTTATTGTTTAGTaaggactgaaattttaaaatatgaaaaatacaagattacaaaatgatcaaattaaagtatatagactaaattcacaacttttatAATGTATAGGGACtgatagcaaaatttaacctaaaattttcaattagggagtagaaaaaaaaatcatgatgGCAATAAATGAATGTAGTGGTATAAAGGggcaaattacacataaaagccctatttttttaaaatttatcgaaatgggcccggtattttattatttaccggaatgggtcaTTTTCCCCGAcattgcgtccacgtcagcgcgatgtcaggggatgtgtcagcaaatcgcgtccacgtcagcgcgattacttacgtggcaacaaatcacatccacgtaagcgcgatttgctgacgtggaagcaATAATTCAttaacagtttatgttttttttagcttggaaaactttgaaaggccataatttttggctcggttgtccgattgagacgatttttttttattttgaataacttttcgagatctacgcgttGATAAACTGCCTAAGGCTGTTTGCTGcagttttcatcaaaaaagatccttttttcctctaaattttgatttttttcagtttaaaattgaattttgaaacattcaaatcattattttccttatttatttgaagtaaacaccggatttttttacagaattgttgtattattttttttgatttgacacgtgtatggaataggtccgataaatcattagaacgtaagtaatataattaagataataacagtatttttataacatgtcaattaattagtttagcttagttggttaagatgcatgctcttttcccttagtatcttggttcaaatcttgttagtaataattttgaatcttttttgtacttgttgcatttatttttttaatcaattaacttttcaatattacattaatatatattattagtacaatagtatagacggattgacaatttgagctacaatattatgaatattaactacaatacataatttgagctacatattacaataatacattaatatgtattattaggggtaaaataccaaaaaaagggggtaaattacacataaaagccctatttttttaaaatttatcgaaataggcccggtattttattatatactggaatgggccatttttccccaaaatcgcgtccacgtcagcgcgatgcctggggacgtgtcagcaaatcgcgtccacgtcagcgcactttgcttacgtggacacaaatcgcacCTACGAGGATGCGATTttttgacacatcagcaaaacgCGCTGACGACCATgcgatttgctgacacgtcccctgacatcgcgctgacgtggacgcgattttgggGAAAATGgctcattccggtaaataataaaataccgggcccattttgataaattttaaaaaaatagggcttttcTGATATTTTGCCCGGTATAAAGTGTCAATATTTTTTTGTGGAAGATATTTGTGAGATTCATTGAgattataattattcaaattttaagaCTAGTGGGTTCTTGTATTGGGCTACTTCTTCAGGAACTATGCGGAAAGAGGGAATTCTTTTTCTGGCCCAGTCCATCCTACATGCTCcaaggttaaattttgttattagtctttctactttacaaaaattataaatttggtcTCTATACTTtagtttgatcaattttagtctttatatttttcgaattggtcaattttagtccctGTTATTTAACATTCTATACTGTATTTTAGTAATTGCATTCACTTTTGCCTCAAACTAATTTGTCTAAAGGCAATATTTGTATACATAACTGTCATAGACCGCAAATCAAAGTTTGTTATTAAAGCacgtaaaataatttttgaaggttaattaattaaatgagacTCATTTAACTCATTTGAATTGGCTCAATTTGTAGAACAAATGGAGAAATTTTTTTACTTGAAGCCTTGGATGCTCAATGAAATACTCCAGTAAATTAGAGTTATCAGGGTAAATATTTTGTAGCCTAAGGGATAATATTGTATAGTATTTAAATCCCTTAGGATTTTCATCTTGTAGATAAGCATTAATCTTAATTGTTAATGCAATTTAAACTGTATCATTGGATCTGggaagctcaactataaatagaggtcttttCCCTTATTTGTAATCATCTCATCCAGAGTTACTAAATATATTTGAGACATCCAGAGTTACTAAATATATTTGAGACAGGGGTGaagccagaacaattttttaggggcagccgaatgaaattataattttttatagtctatatctttataaattttaaaggattaaatcaaatttttataattttagggggcaaagtgtaattttacctttactaatttaaaattttaaaattttttaaaaggcctaaatagtaattttccattctttaaagggcctaaatatcaattttctattttatggTTTAGGTGCTTTTTTATGGTTTTTCTGTTTGTTCATTATGTCTTCGTTTTCGTGTTTGCTTCCCTTAAGTTTCAGTGATGCCTtagaggatttttttttttgtgaattctgGCCTTTTCAAGAGTAGGCTAACTTATTCAACTTTAAAGCTAAGGAATCGTTTAAGGTCGCGCAATTTATTAGACTAAAATTCTAATCTCGTGAAACAAGAACGTTCATCCCCTCAAGAGCCTAAAAATGATTTTGCAATAAAGCAAGGTGGGTTACAACAAGGTCATTAACTAAAAAAACCCTGGCAACCCTAATCAACAGGGGAAGTCAAAAAATTGCTTTAGGAAGTCAAAGATGAATCGTAAATGTTTTGAGGACTAAAGtgaaaatttatcattatactaacCTATAATTTTATAAACTTCAAAAGGGCTAAAAAGTATATTTACGGTCAAGAGCCATTACCTGCACCCTATCTTCATCCCAAGGGCGGCAGAAGGAGGTTGGCAAGGTCTTTGGTTCCTCTTAAAAATGGAAATCTAAATTTTGGTCCCTTAAAACttgttttaaattagtaaataataaaattacatttaactcccaaaataataaaattttaatttaatcctttaaataaattattaaaatatatatattattaaaataataaacttaCATTTTACCTCTCAtcaaatcttataatttaatttcagaaCCTAAAAAGGTTTTGTGACTTTGACACCTGTCTATAGCCCTACTAGTCAAGAGACTGCCCCCTTCCCGAAGCATGTCAAGAAGAACCACTAGTGAAAACTTAAAGGTGCCAACCTTTGTTGAAATTGGTGCTGTAGAATTTGCTCGCTGCAAGCCAAGCAACTTGTTGTGCTCGTAGATGGGAGAGGTGAGGAGCTTGAGGGATTCTACTGTATgctcagaaaaaaaaaaaggtgcatacgttatatcaaaatttttaacgTTATACCAATACcaacattataaattttaataaacgataaaaatttgatatatgttttttctaagtaaaattttcagaagaTATCGATAAGGGAAAAGTACATTAGGTGCAAGGTAAAGAGTGTGGAAAGAGCTTGGAAGAATTAGGAAAGCTGATAGATTGGTGAAGCAACCCTACCCATCTGATGCTACTGGTACCTCATTTGAAGAACAAAATAGTGTCGTCACAACCGCAATGAATTTCAatctttgttgatgattttctTCCTACTGGCAACCAAACATAAGCTAGTAGGTCTAGCTTTAATCTCTACCTACTCATAAACTAATATTGCCCTTTCTGAAATGAAAACATAAGGTGGAAGATACATTAGTTTAATGAAACAATTTTGAGCTTCCCTTTTTTCCTCACATCCCACTTAACTTTGAAATGGGGGTCTACAGTTTTCTTGTAAAAACAAAGTTGAACTTTGAAGTTACTACATACAGATTCATGGGACATGGAAATCAAATATTAAGTAGTGCATGCCAATGCCATCCAATATAATCCCTTCTTAAGTTTGGGTCCATTTACAGGTCATACATAAAATTTGTACTTTTTATTGCTGTCCCACAACCGCCTAAAGAAGCAGAGGCTAGGTAGCTGTAAGCTGTATTGCTAATTGCTATCCGACAAAAATGCTCTGAGGTTGAGATTGAGAGAGTTGCATTCATTAATTTTAATCAAGAGAGGTTCAAAGGTTATGTTTTGTCTGTTGTCCTACAAGCAAACCAAGTTTCCCTTCCTCTCAATCCATACATTTTCTCTATAatcttaaaacttttaaaatactCAACTATTAGATTCTATAGTCTCGTGAATTTAGTACATATACgttaatttgatcaaatttaatctctatattctTTGAATTGGTCAAgtttaatccctatattttttaatttttaaaagttcagTTTTGACCAAACAGTAATAGTTAAAATCTGTTtcgttaaattctactattagtcctACGTTGTGCgaaaagttatagatttagttaGTGTTCTTCAACTGAATCATTGTTACTcgctatattttttgaattttagaattttagtcTTAATGTAAACCATAGtcgttaaaatttttaattgattttttttgtgagTAACATGTGAAAAAACAATCTGACATGACATTATATATGCGATTATATATTTGTcgtgttaatttttaaaaataacataacttaataaacttaataaacttaataactaacatttgatcctaactaaaattttcaaatactaaaaatacaaaaattaaaaatgaccaaaatgaaatataagaattaaatccacacacaaattattaatgaaatttaaCCTATtgcaaatttattcatattttctgttaaaatcaagaccaaaggaaaaaaaaattctacttgTTTACCATTTGAATCAACCTTACAAGATCATGTTATCATTAaggttggaaaatacttttaaaaCGTGTATTTTAAAGTTTGATATTATCTATCATTGTAAAAAGTGTTTatgaaaaaaaagggttaaaatatGTATTTCAAACATGGAGAGAGATTCATTTGCAAAGgtagtaaaattaacaatttgTTTATGcttatattttaacaattcaaccgTCAAATTTTATATCTGATTAATATAATTCAGGATATCAAATTTGGAGTAAAGAAAatcttttaactatttattttctgtaaaaaaacttttaaacattaaatatattttaatataaacaatattttaaattgatataatagaGATATTAGATCAATTCGAAAGTTTACATACATGCTaagtacaattatattaataaattcaacgattgaattattaaaatatcaatgataaaaaattatgaaagggTGTAAAATCATATTAAATTTACAACGGTGTTAGTATCTttcccaaatttaaaaaaaaatgttaaacttcTTTAATGATAATAAGAAAGCAATTTTGAATAGTAAGTTGTGGCCTATTAATAAGGATTAGTTTGAATTTGaatcaaaagataaaaaattttgttatgtgggttgatttaaaattttgttttgattttaacCACGGAAGTTAGGTGATATGATAATATCTAGTCAATGATCGaggattaaattttcatattagatatgaaataaatttaaattttgtgtcAATATTTACTCTTTTAATGAACCTACTGAATGCGTTTATACAATAACTAAAGGAGgacaaaatggaaaacaaaaaaaaacaaaaaaaaaaagtaaagaaaagaagaaacaaacaataaatacAAGAGTGAATGAGAAAGATGGGAGCAGCAGCAATGCAAGTAATTGTATCCATAACCAAACCTCTTTAACAAACACATTTTTCTTTCAGTCATTGTCATTTCGTCACTTCTCAGCTGCCATCACTCTAGACTTTTAACGTGCCAACCCTGACCATTCTTCACATAACTAGTATCTTTCAGACAAAACTACCCTTTCATTTTAAGACATTCTACAACACTGTCCAAGAAGTACAATCTTGGAAAGCCTGCCTCTCCATCAAGGAAACAGTCTCTCCTGCTTTCTCTCTCTTCATTGTCTTTGCCGATGTAAATTTTTGTCTCAAACTGCTTTCGAATATTCAAACTCTCTTCCTCTTTATCTCTCTCTAAAGTTGCAATTTTTACTATTTGAAACcttcaaaaacaaaaacaaaaaaatactaGCAAAAAGGAAGATAGTTAGCTCCCCTCCCCCCTTTTGATTAAAACCCACGAAATCTTTTTCCAAGAAGCCTAGTTGTTTCTTGGCAgagaattttttatcaaattttcttggGAGATTCCTGTCGAAAGCTTGGGTATTTCTTGGTGGATTTTGGTCGTTAGGTTGAAAGACTAAAAGGGTTTTTATTTTATAGAAAGAAGGAATAGTATGAAGATCAAAGAAGATGGTCATGAAGCTGTGAAGGGCTTTTAGCTTTAGACAAGGTGCTTCTCTCCCCACccccctctttctttttttttcatttgaagaCTTTTTGTTTctgggttttaaatttttttttcttttggtttaagCAGTTATAGGCAAATTTTCTGACATggaattttgtttgttttgttaaattgtcttttacttttcttttgaCTTCTATACTGGAGGCATCAATTTTGTCATGTTCTtgaattctagaaaaattttcttaaagatatttcttcctttcttttattgtttGATGTTGAGCTAGGGTTCTGTTGCTTTGAATTTCTAGGAGAGAAAAGTTAAAGCTTCCTAGCCAATTTGGTTGAAGACTTGAGAAGGATATTTAAGGTATGGTGAGCTTCATTCATAGTGTGATTTTCATGATGATGTTGAAATCTTGGTGATTTTGACCAGTTTTTTACTGGAATAATCTATTTTCATTTATGTACATTGTAGTGAGGATTTTATATGAACTTTTGGGTAGTCTAGGACAGATGTATAACACAAGGTTTCACTTCTTAAACTTATTATCTCTCTTTTGGTTAGTGCATTTTTTCACTGCCCGAAATTACTGGTCTATGTTGTGATCAGCTCATCTTATTAAGACGTTTAGCCATACAGTAATGCCAAAGAATCAGTTGGCTGAAGAGACTAGAAATTTCTTTGAGATTACATTTCTTATTCATTCCTCTGAGACATGTTGGTGATTGGGAGCTCACATCGCCgtcttattttttctttattgaaCTTGTGAACTTCAGAGTAATAACGAACAAGCAAAACATTATGGTTGCAAAGGGACGCCAGAATGCCACTGACTCTCAGAAAGTGGAGGTGGGAGAGATAGATACTAGTGCACCTTTCCAATCTGTTAAAGATGCTGTCACTCTATTTGGTGAAGGCGCTTTCTCTGGGGAAAAACCTGCCATGAAAAAGGCAAAAGCTCACTCTGCAGAGGTAATACTGATTCGCAGAAGTTCTCTTTCTTCTTTCACCTGAAATGTTGTGTCAAGTCGTAGTAGTATGTGTCAAATTCTTTCTTTCACTTGTATATTCTCTGGTTCTCGATCATCTCTAAtgattgtaaatattaaaaagcaTAAGAATGGTACCACTCATGATTATGAGTAAAGCATCTATTTTATGTGAAGGCTAAGAAGCCTATGTAAGGAGTGTTTTGACGTCTTTCTAAGCTGCATATATTAATGTTCTCATTGTTCAATTACTAACTGCACAACCAGAGCTTCAGGGATGGATTGCTGGGAAATCTCGATAGTCCATTAATCTTCTATTCTTATTTGGATTTGAGTTGCAGAGAGTTCTAGCCAAGGAGACTCAGCTTCACCTTACTCAAAAAGAGTTGAACAAGTTAAAGGAACAGCTATCAAATGCTGAGATAACTAAGGCTCAAGCACTTGTAGAGCTAGAAAGGGCTAAAAAAACAGCTGAGGAACTCTCACACAAACTCAAAACTGTTAACGAGTCCAAGGATTGTGCAGCCAAGGCTACAGATGCTGCAAAGAATAAGGCTAAGCAGATTGAAGAAGCAAATTCTGGTATTCTTCCCGGACCCGATGGAACTAGGAGCCAGGACTCGGAAACTGCAAGGGAACAATACATGATTGTAATTACTGAACTTGATGCTGCTAAACAAGAATTGAGGAAGGTCCGTCAGGACTGTGATGCATCCTTAGAAGCGAAAATTGCTGCCTTCAACCAAACAGAAGAAGCTGAACATGCAGCTAAGGTTAACATGGAGAAGGTTGGAGAGCTCTCTAGGGAAATTTCATATGTACAGGAGTCGATCGGACAAGTGAAGCTTGCATCTCTTGAAACACAGCAAGAACAAGCTAAAATGTTTGCTGAAAAGGACACTCAGAAGCAATTATATAAAGCTACCCTTGAAGAGTCAACAAAGAAGTTGCTTGCTTTGAAGAATGAATTTGACCCTAAGCTTATGCGAAATCTTGAAGCTCAACTGCTTGAAACAGATAATCAGATTGGGTCTTTGCAGAAACAGATGGAAAGTGCAAAGGCTTCCGATCTGGAGTCTGTGCGAACAATTACTTCAGAGCTAGATGGTGCTAAAGAATCGCTGCAAAAAGTCGCTGAAGAAGAGAATTCCTTGAGGAGTTTGGTGGAGTCTCTTAAGGTGGAACTAGAAAATGTGAATAAAGAGCATTCTGAGCTGAAGGAGAAGGAAGCGGAAACTGAGTCCATTGCTGGGAATCTGCATGTCAAGCTTCGGAAAAGTAAATCAGAGCTTGAAGCTTTCCTTTCGGAGGAATCCAAAACAAGAGGTGCCTGTGCAGAAATGTTATCAACCCTCCAACAGCTATCAGTGGAAACAGAAAATGCGCCGCGAAAAGCAGAAGAGATGAAAAAGGAAGCAGAGAAGTTAAAGTTGGAAGCTGAAGCCTCGAGAATTGCACTTCAGGAAGCAGATAAGCGGCTGGTGGTTGCTCTGGAAGAAGCGGAAGCTGCAAAAGAAGCCGAGACTAGGGCACTTGATCAAATAAAGATGCTTTCTGAGAAAACAAATGCTGCACGTGCCTCAACCTCTGAATCTGGAGCCAATATAACTATCTCCAGGGAAGAGTTCGAGTCTTTGAGTCGTAAAGTTGAAGAGTCAGATAATATAGCTGAAATGAAAGTGGCTGCTGCCATGGCTCAGGTTGAAGCTGTGAAGGCTAGTGAAAATGAGGCACTTAAGAGACTAGAGGCAACTCAAAAAGAGATTGAAGATATGAAGGTTGCAACTGCAGATGCTTTGAAGAGGGCAGAGATGGCTGAAGCTGCAAAGAGGACTGTGGAGGGAGAGCTCCGGAAGTGGCGTGAAAAGGAACAGAAGAAAGCAGTTGCAGCTGCATCTCGGATTCTGATAGAAG contains:
- the LOC107921984 gene encoding WEB family protein At5g55860 isoform X1 — protein: MYNTRVITNKQNIMVAKGRQNATDSQKVEVGEIDTSAPFQSVKDAVTLFGEGAFSGEKPAMKKAKAHSAERVLAKETQLHLTQKELNKLKEQLSNAEITKAQALVELERAKKTAEELSHKLKTVNESKDCAAKATDAAKNKAKQIEEANSGILPGPDGTRSQDSETAREQYMIVITELDAAKQELRKVRQDCDASLEAKIAAFNQTEEAEHAAKVNMEKVGELSREISYVQESIGQVKLASLETQQEQAKMFAEKDTQKQLYKATLEESTKKLLALKNEFDPKLMRNLEAQLLETDNQIGSLQKQMESAKASDLESVRTITSELDGAKESLQKVAEEENSLRSLVESLKVELENVNKEHSELKEKEAETESIAGNLHVKLRKSKSELEAFLSEESKTRGACAEMLSTLQQLSVETENAPRKAEEMKKEAEKLKLEAEASRIALQEADKRLVVALEEAEAAKEAETRALDQIKMLSEKTNAARASTSESGANITISREEFESLSRKVEESDNIAEMKVAAAMAQVEAVKASENEALKRLEATQKEIEDMKVATADALKRAEMAEAAKRTVEGELRKWREKEQKKAVAAASRILIEAQMSTESSPQHYRIQKQNPAEKIVQAKMLEKEKSSVSKKVLLPNISGIFNRRKNQIEGGSPSYLPGEKTL
- the LOC107921719 gene encoding uncharacterized mitochondrial protein AtMg00810-like, with translation MAIKVDVKNAFLSGDLQEEIYMDPPHWYFHSIKCANFNVFCMAKYASDLLSRANIIDCKTVPTPLEPNVKLNLLDDIPLSNPTLYRTLVGSLVYLIMTRPDIAHAVHMVGQFLTSPRSSHFLAVLRILRYVKGLLFYSLHFFAHSSLVLAEYFGVDWAEEPNNGLMFLSLYSNDLVDGGTKFIRIDFPN
- the LOC107921984 gene encoding WEB family protein At5g55860 isoform X2, with protein sequence MVAKGRQNATDSQKVEVGEIDTSAPFQSVKDAVTLFGEGAFSGEKPAMKKAKAHSAERVLAKETQLHLTQKELNKLKEQLSNAEITKAQALVELERAKKTAEELSHKLKTVNESKDCAAKATDAAKNKAKQIEEANSGILPGPDGTRSQDSETAREQYMIVITELDAAKQELRKVRQDCDASLEAKIAAFNQTEEAEHAAKVNMEKVGELSREISYVQESIGQVKLASLETQQEQAKMFAEKDTQKQLYKATLEESTKKLLALKNEFDPKLMRNLEAQLLETDNQIGSLQKQMESAKASDLESVRTITSELDGAKESLQKVAEEENSLRSLVESLKVELENVNKEHSELKEKEAETESIAGNLHVKLRKSKSELEAFLSEESKTRGACAEMLSTLQQLSVETENAPRKAEEMKKEAEKLKLEAEASRIALQEADKRLVVALEEAEAAKEAETRALDQIKMLSEKTNAARASTSESGANITISREEFESLSRKVEESDNIAEMKVAAAMAQVEAVKASENEALKRLEATQKEIEDMKVATADALKRAEMAEAAKRTVEGELRKWREKEQKKAVAAASRILIEAQMSTESSPQHYRIQKQNPAEKIVQAKMLEKEKSSVSKKVLLPNISGIFNRRKNQIEGGSPSYLPGEKTL